From Rutidosis leptorrhynchoides isolate AG116_Rl617_1_P2 chromosome 3, CSIRO_AGI_Rlap_v1, whole genome shotgun sequence, a single genomic window includes:
- the LOC139896841 gene encoding DELLA protein GAI1-like, whose protein sequence is MKRNYPQKPLPPYPTTSAAGAATSSGDMDPKGKTVWNQIDEDDELLAVLGYKVKSSDMFDVAQKIEHLEGAFCNDYELSQLASDSVHYNPADLNSWLESMITELNPSPDPLAGNLPVSDLHSIAGDAIYPPPAKKSKPNSNAIESSSSSSPAYCVSNPNKSDPNPVPGPVVIVDSQENGIRLVHTLMACAEAVQQENYVLAESLVKQAGMLAVGQAGAMRKVATYFAEALARRIYRLSPVNTNDSPAFLDLLQMHFYETCPYIKFAHFTANQSILEAFAGKKKVHVIDFSLKQGMQWPALMQALALRPGGPPSFRLTGIGPPSGDDTDYLQEVGWKLAQLAETIHVEFEFRGFVAASLADLEPGMFDLRTGEAVAVNSCFELHKMLARPGAVEKVLSTVQLIRPEILTVVEQEANHNGSVFLDRFTESLHYYSSLFDSLESSGTGAGDGAAAGGGGIVPATEEDKMMSEVYLGKQICNVVACEGMDRVERHETLTQWKTRLDSAGFEAVHLGSNAYKQASMLLALFAGGDGYRVEENNGCLMLGWHTRPLITTSAWKIQ, encoded by the coding sequence ATGAAGAGAAACTACCCTCAAAAACCATTACCTCCCTACCCTACTACATCCGCCGCCGGCGCCGCCACTTCCTCCGGCGACATGGACCCCAAAGGTAAAACCGTCTGGAATCAAATCGATGAAGACGATGAACTTCTAGCTGTTCTAGGTTATAAAGTTAAATCATCTGATATGTTTGATGTTGCTCAAAAAATTGAACATCTTGAAGGTGCGTTTTGTAACGATTATGAATTATCACAGCTTGCTTCTGATTCTGTTCATTATAATCCTGCTGATCTTAATTCCTGGCTTGAATCTATGATTACTGAGCTTAATCCTTCACCTGATCCACTCGCCGGTAATCTACCGGTTTCCGATCTTCACTCTATCGCCGGTGACGCTATCTATCCTCCTCCGGCGAAGAAATCAAAACCTAATTCCAACGCTATCGAATCATCATCGTCTTCCTCACCAGCTTACTGCGTTTCGAATCCGAATAAATCGGATCCGAATCCGGTTCCAGGTCCGGTTGTGATTGTTGATTCACAGGAGAATGGAATAAGGTTAGTTCACACGTTGATGGCATGTGCAGAAGCTGTACAACAAGAGAATTATGTGTTAGCCGAGAGCTTAGTGAAACAAGCCGGCATGTTAGCCGTAGGTCAAGCCGGCGCGATGAGGAAAGTGGCTACTTATTTCGCTGAAGCTTTAGCTCGGCGAATTTACCGGCTATCTCCGGTAAACACAAATGATTCACCGGCGTTTTTAGATCTGCTTCAAATGCATTTTTACGAAACGTGTCCGTACATCAAATTCGCCCATTTCACAGCGAATCAATCGATTTTGGAAGCTTTTGCAGGTAAAAAGAAGGTTCATGTAATTGATTTCAGCTTAAAACAGGGTATGCAGTGGCCGGCGTTGATGCAGGCGTTAGCTTTACGTCCCGGCGGTCCGCCGTCGTTCAGGTTAACCGGAATTGGACCGCCGTCCGGTGATGATACTGATTATTTACAGGAAGTTGGTTGGAAATTAGCTCAGTTAGCTGAAACTATACATGTTGAGTTTGAATTTAGGGGTTTTGTTGCTGCTAGCTTAGCAGATCTTGAACCGGGTATGTTTGATTTACGAACCGGTGAAGCTGTTGCTGTAAACTCTTGTTTTGAATTGCATAAAATGTTAGCCAGACCGGGAGCGGTCGAAAAGGTTTTATCAACGGTTCAGTTGATTAGACCGGAGATTTTAACAGTTGTTGAACAAGAAGCTAATCATAACGGTTCAGTTTTCTTAGACCGGTTTACTGAGTCATTACATTACTATTCAAGTCTATTTGATTCGCTTGAAAGTAGTGGCACCGGTGCCGGGGACGGTGCAGCAGCTGGCGGTGGTGGAATAGTGCCGGCGACTGAAGAAGATAAGATGATGTCGGAAGTGTATTTGGGTAAACAGATTTGTAATGTGGTTGCTTGTGAAGGGATGGACCGAGTTGAGCGACACGAGACGTTGACTCAGTGGAAGACTCGGCTTGACTCGGCTGGGTTTGAAGCTGTTCATCTCGGTTCGAATGCGTATAAGCAAGCGAGTATGTTGTTGGCGTTGTTTGCGGGTGGAGATGGGTATCGAGTTGAAGAGAACAATGGTTGTTTGATGCTCGGTTGGCATACTCGGCCACTAATTACGACCTCGGCGTGGAAGATTCAATGA